The sequence below is a genomic window from Rhodothermales bacterium.
GTAGCCGGCGCCCGCCGGCATCCTGCAGGGGTACCCGACCATGTTTCGACTACGCAATCTGCAGCTGAGCGCCAAACAGTGGGTCGGGTTCGGCGTCATGATGCTTGTGCTCGGCAGCCTCAGCGCCTATGCGATCGTCCAGATGGACCGGCTCCGGGCGGAGATCGACGAGATCAACGCCCGCTCGATTCCCGCTGTCATCGCCCTGTCTTCGATCAATCTGGATGTGTCCACCCTCCGAATCTACCAGCTTCAATACGAACTGCTGGACGATTCGCTCGAACGCAGCCGGCTCTCCGCGCGCATGGCCACGCTGATCGACTCGATCAACGCGAACCGCGATGCGTTCGAACACGTCGCCTACGGCGCCGATCGGCTCGATGTCTTCGACGTCGCGCGGGACAGCCTGTACGCCGAGTTCGATGGGCACTGGGACGATTATCAGGGGCTCTTCATCGCGTTCCTGTTCGGCGGCACCGAGCGCGCCGGCAACCTGCCGGTGCAACTCCTCACCAGCGCCGGCCCGATCTACGACCGCCTCGTCGTCAGCCTCGAGCAGCTGATCGACGTCAACAAGCAGCGCTCGGCGTATGCGGCCCAGCGGGCGCAGAGCAACTTCCAGCGCTCCCGCCGCATCATCGTGGGCGCGCTCATCGCCACCTTCGCCTTTTTTGTCTTTCTCTCCACGGTGCTGTTCCGCTTTGTGACCCTGCCGATCCGGAAGCTCGACGAGGCCGCGCAGGAGGTCGCCCGCGGCCGGCTGGATGTGCAGCTCGCCGTCGACTCGACGGACGAGATCGGGAGCCTGGCCCGCTCCTTCAACCACATGACCGCGTCGCTGGCGGCGGCGCAGCAGCAGCTGGTGGTAAAGGAGAAGCTGGCCTCGCTCGGCCAGTTGACGGCCGGCATCGCGCATGAAATCAAGAACCCCCTCAATTTCGTCAACAACTTCGCGGATCTTTCGAGCGATATCGTCGACGAGCTGGGCCGCGTGATCGACCGCCATGCCCCGGCGCTTCCTGCGGCAGACCGGGAGCAGGCCGAGGAGATGATGAGCGACTTGCGCCTGAACGTGCGCAAGATCGCGGAGCATGGTCGGCGCGCGGATGGCATCGTCAAGAGCATGCTCCTGCACGCGCGGGGCACGCATGGGGAGCGACAGGAAGTCGACCTCAATGGCTTCGTGGAGGAAAACACCACGCTGGCGTATCACGGATTTCGGGCTTCCCATCCCGATGTCTCCGTGCAGATCGAACGCCAGTACGATCCGGATGCCGGCCGGGCAGCGATCGTGCCACAGGATATCGGGCGCGTGTTGATCAACCTGCTGAACAATGCCTTCTACGCCGTGGGCGAGCGCGGCCGAGCGGGGGGCGAGGCCGTGGTGCGGGTGCAGACGCGGGCCGAGGCGGATGGCGTATCGATCACGGTGGCGGACAACGGACCGGGCATCCCGGCCCCGCTGAAGAAGCGCGTTTTCGAGCCGTTTTTTACGACGAAACCCGCCGGCGAAGGCACGGGCCTGGGGCTCTCGCTCAGCTACGACATCGTGACGCACGGACACGGCGGCCGGCTCAGCATGGAGAGCGACGAAGGAGAGGGGGCCACGTTTACCGTCTGGCTGCCGCACTGAGGGGGTAGTCGGCCGGCCCTAGATATAGTCCTCCAGCCAGTCCTCCGGCGGCGTCAGGGTGCCGGACTCGAACCAGTTCGCCACGCACCGTCGGCCGTCGCTCGCCCGCTTCAGGAGCAGCACATGCGTTCCCCAGCGCTCTTTATCGGGCGGCAACCGGCTGAAATCCTTGAGAGGCACCACGCGCAGCACGAGGTAGGATTCGTCCTCGAAATGGATGGTTTCGCCTACCTCGAAAGGAGACTGCATGGGTAACGGAGGGCATGGGCGGGAAAAGGGCGCCTGCGCCGGCGTTCACGGGAACGGGGGCGAGGGCCTGGATGAGCACGCACATGGAAGCACGATCAGCATGCGAGCAAAACGAACGAAGGGGCTCGCCGCAGGAGAGGGAACGGAGTGTCAGCGCTGTCCACGCCGGACAATGTAAGAAAATGCTTATAAATCGGGAAGGTAAAAATTGACCGGAACGCGACCGGTAGGGGGCGGCGCTAGCGGACGACCGTCAGGGTGCGTGTGGCGTCGAAATCGACGCCGGAGAAACCTTCCACGGTGATCCGGTACAGGTACGTGCCGCTGGCGAGGCCGGCTGTCGATAGCGGCAGGGCATACCAGCGCTCGCCCTCCTGGAACGCATCGACGAGTTGCCGCACCTGCTGCCCCGAGGTGGTGTAGAGGGCGAGGCGGACGATGCCTTCGCGCGCCAGGTAATACCGGACCACGGCCTCGCCGGGGGTCGGGTTGGGGAAGGCCTGATGGAGCGCGTAGCCGGCGGGGGCCGATACGGTGACCGTCTGCTCGGAGAGCCGCTGCTCGCGCCCGGTGGAGCTGCGCGCGTACAGCGCGTAGGATACGACGCCGGCTTCCGGCACCGCCGGGTCGCTGGCGCTGAAGTCCGTCGCCTCGCTGCGGGAGAAGATGCGGGTGACCTGGCCTCCGGCATCGCGCTCGATCCAGAACGATTCCACGTCGATGATCTCCGAGAAGGACCCGCTGAGGCGCACGACGCCGTCGGCATCGCTCGAAGCGGACAGCGAGGCGAACGCGATGGGGGCGTTGCCCTGGGCGATGAGGCGGTCGATGTCGGTTCGCATCCCGGGGAGGAGTGCGTAGTTGTTGTCGCCCGGGCAGGAGGTGCTACCCTGGTCGCGATGGCCGAGCAGGTTGGGGGTGGTGACCCGGTAGTTCTCGCTCAGGTACGCAAAGATGGTGATGAGGCTGTCGTACGCCGCCGGCGAGAGCATGTCCTCGCATTCCGGCCCTTCCGCCGGGTGGTAGCACCCCAGCACCGAAACACCGATGTTGCCCGTGTTGGCGTTGCCGACATGGGCGCCCATCGCCAGCTGCGGCGGGCGGTCGAGGTTGGGGCGGTTGTCGAGGAAAGGACGGCCCTGATAGACGCGGCCTTCCTGATCCATGAGAAACTGGTACCCGATGTCGCTCCAGCCTCGCACGTCCTGGTGGAAGATCTGGATGGACCGGAGCTGCGCCAGCCCCTCCTCGTACGTGTAGGCCGAGCAGCAGGCGGCGTGGTGGAAGGACATCCGCGTATACGACGGCCTCGCGAGCGGCTCCGGCGTGCCGATAAACGGCCTGGCGCCCCATGCGGCGCGGTTGATGAGGGTGGGCGGAACGATCTGCCCCGCCACGCCGGCCTCGACGGCCGGCCGGTCATCGGACGGGTTCCGGTCCGCATCGAGGCGGTTGTCGAACGTGCCGGCTTCGAGCAGCTCGACCGGCGTTCCGGCCGGCGACGCGATCCGGATGACGAAGCCGGCGCCGGACCGGTAGACCGCGCTCCGGTAGCCGGCGAGGAAGACGACGTCCCGCGGGCCCCGGAGGAAGGAAAGCGGATGCCATTCGGCTTCGCCGTCGAACCGGATAAACCCGGTCACGTCCTGCGCGTCGCTGTATCCCCGAATCATCACCCCGTTGTAGGCCGACGCCGAGCGGAAGGTGTAGGCGCGTTCATCCGTCTTGCCGGTCGATGTCAAAGACGGCGTCGCGACGTCGACGGGGACGACGGCGAAGTCGTCGAGCGACTGCGCCCGCGCGTCGAGGGCGCTCGCGAGAAAGACGAGCGCGGCCCAGAAGAAAGGAGATGCCAGGGGCATGACCGACCGAATCGGACGTGTTGGTGCAATCCGCAAACCAGTAACCTGCAAAATTGTAATGTGCCAGGCCGTGTCTGAAAAATCGTTCGGGGCGTCCCGGCGCATCCAAAAAACCTCCAAGACAGCGTTGGATCCTGAATTACGTTCAGGATACGGTTCTGTCTGAAAAATCTTTCAGACAGAACCTAACCTAGAATTCCAGATCCACCGTCAACCAGTGGGTCTCTTCGAGCCGGCCGAAGTCGGCATAGGCATAGTCGAACCGAAGCCGCAGGGCGCGGTCCAGTCG
It includes:
- a CDS encoding ATP-binding protein, with product MFRLRNLQLSAKQWVGFGVMMLVLGSLSAYAIVQMDRLRAEIDEINARSIPAVIALSSINLDVSTLRIYQLQYELLDDSLERSRLSARMATLIDSINANRDAFEHVAYGADRLDVFDVARDSLYAEFDGHWDDYQGLFIAFLFGGTERAGNLPVQLLTSAGPIYDRLVVSLEQLIDVNKQRSAYAAQRAQSNFQRSRRIIVGALIATFAFFVFLSTVLFRFVTLPIRKLDEAAQEVARGRLDVQLAVDSTDEIGSLARSFNHMTASLAAAQQQLVVKEKLASLGQLTAGIAHEIKNPLNFVNNFADLSSDIVDELGRVIDRHAPALPAADREQAEEMMSDLRLNVRKIAEHGRRADGIVKSMLLHARGTHGERQEVDLNGFVEENTTLAYHGFRASHPDVSVQIERQYDPDAGRAAIVPQDIGRVLINLLNNAFYAVGERGRAGGEAVVRVQTRAEADGVSITVADNGPGIPAPLKKRVFEPFFTTKPAGEGTGLGLSLSYDIVTHGHGGRLSMESDEGEGATFTVWLPH
- a CDS encoding N-acetylmuramoyl-L-alanine amidase encodes the protein MPLASPFFWAALVFLASALDARAQSLDDFAVVPVDVATPSLTSTGKTDERAYTFRSASAYNGVMIRGYSDAQDVTGFIRFDGEAEWHPLSFLRGPRDVVFLAGYRSAVYRSGAGFVIRIASPAGTPVELLEAGTFDNRLDADRNPSDDRPAVEAGVAGQIVPPTLINRAAWGARPFIGTPEPLARPSYTRMSFHHAACCSAYTYEEGLAQLRSIQIFHQDVRGWSDIGYQFLMDQEGRVYQGRPFLDNRPNLDRPPQLAMGAHVGNANTGNIGVSVLGCYHPAEGPECEDMLSPAAYDSLITIFAYLSENYRVTTPNLLGHRDQGSTSCPGDNNYALLPGMRTDIDRLIAQGNAPIAFASLSASSDADGVVRLSGSFSEIIDVESFWIERDAGGQVTRIFSRSEATDFSASDPAVPEAGVVSYALYARSSTGREQRLSEQTVTVSAPAGYALHQAFPNPTPGEAVVRYYLAREGIVRLALYTTSGQQVRQLVDAFQEGERWYALPLSTAGLASGTYLYRITVEGFSGVDFDATRTLTVVR